The DNA segment CACTGCACCGGGCGGGTCTGGCCAACCAGACGCTGTGCGTCGACGCCGCAGACGGGTTGGAGCTCAACGACGTTCGGATGGCGGCCGCGGTCAGGTGCGCCCCGCCGGCCAATGCGCCCACCCCGGCGGAGCGGGCGACGTGCGCACCGTGGCTGGACACGGAGTGGCGGCTGATCCGGGACGAGGTGAAGGTGGTCGTCGCGCTGGGCGGCTTTGCGTGGAAGGCGGCGCTGCAGATGCTGCGCCGTGGCGGTGTTGCCGTGCCGGTACCTGCGCCGACGTTCGGCCACCTCGCCGCGGCGGACCTCGGGGACGTGACGCTGGTCGGCTGCTACCACCCCAGCCAGCAAAATACGTTTACCGGCAAGCTCACTCCGGCGATGATGGACGACGTTTTCACCGCCGCGAAGGAGAGGGCAGGGATCTGATGGCCACTGTGCTGGTGTCCGGCGCCTCCGTCGCCGGGACGGCGACCGCGTATTGGCTGCGCCGGCAGGGGCATTCGGTCACCGTCGTCGAGCGGCATCCGGGCCTGCGGCCGGGCGGGCAGGCCATCGACGTACGCGGGCCTGCGTTGACGGTCCTCGACCGGATGGGCCTGCTCGACGCGGTCCGCGCCCGGGCCATCGCGTTCCGCGGCATGTCGGCGGTGGACGCCGCGGGCGCGGAGATCTCCCGCGACACCGAGAAGACGGCGACCGGCGGGCTGATCGGCAGTCCGGACATCGAGATCCTGCGCGACGACCTGGTCGACGTGCTGCACGCCGCGGTGCCCGACGTCGACTTCGTGTTCGGCGACACCGTCGCCGCGCTCGACGACACCGGTGAGGCCGTGCACGTCGAATTCGAGCGCGCCGCGCCGCAGACCTTCGACCTCGTCGTCGGGGCCGACGGTCTGCACTCGGCCGTGCGGCGGCTGGCGTTCGGGCCGGAGGAGGACTTCCTCCGGCGCATGGGGATGTTCCTCGCGGTCTGCACGATCGACAACATCCTCGGCCTCGACCACTGGCAGACGTGGTTCGTCGAACGGGAGCCCGAGCTGTTCTGTGGGCTCTACAGCGCGCGGGACGACACCGAGGCGCGGGTCATGTTCGGCTTCACCGACACGCACCTGCGCCTCGACTATCGCGACGGAGTGGCACAGCGTGCGGAGATCGAACGGCGCTTCGCCGGCACCGGCGCCTTCGTCGACCGGCTGCTCGACCTCACGCGCGACGCCACCGACTTCTACTGCGACGAGGCCGCGCAGATCGTCATGGACCGGTGGTCTGCGGGGCGCATCGCGCTGGTGGGCGACGCCGCGCACTGCGCGTCACCGCTGTCGGGGCAGGGGTCCAGCCTGGCCCTCATCGGCGCCTACGTTCTCGGCGGAGAACTCGGCGCCGCCCACGGCGACCACGTCCGCGGGTTCACCCGGTACGAGGCGGCGTTGCGCGGCTACGTGGCCGACAACCAGGCCCTCGCGTTCGAGGACAGCAGCGACGACGACACCTGGTGGGACCGCTTCTACCCGGTGGTCAACGGGCTGGTGCTCGGCGACTATCCCGACCGCGCCGTCGCCGGGCGCTGAGGATCACCGCCCGCCCGGGGAACGCCGGGGCGTGCGAATGCGTTGTCACTTCCATGCGCCTTTCTGTCCTGGACCTCATTCCCGTGCGCACCGACCAGACCACGTCCGATGCGCTTGCGGCGACCACGCACCTCGCGCAGACCGCCGACCGGCTGGGTTACACCCGCTACTGGATCGCCGAGCACCACAACATGCCCGCGGTTGCGGCGACCAGTCCGCCGGTGGTGATCGCCCACCTCGCCGCCCAGACGTCGCAGGTGCGGTTCGGATCCGGTGGGGTGATGCTGCCCAACCACGCCCCGCTGGCGGTGGCCGAGCAGTTCGCGCTGCTCGAGGCCGCCCACCCGGGCCGCATCGACCTCGGGATCGGGCGCGCGCCCGGATCGGATCCGGTGACCTCGATGGCGCTGCGCGGCGCCGCCGGGCGTGACGACACCGACATCGAACGCTTCCCGGACTACCTCGATGACGTCGCGGCGCTGATGAGCCGGCACGGCGTTCGAGTCTCGTTGCCGCGCAACCTGATGCGGGAGAACTACATCCTCAAGGCCACCCCCGCGGCGACCACCGAGCCACGGCTGTGGCTGCTCGGCTCGTCGATGTACTCCGCCCACCTGGCCGCGGCCAAGGGTCTGCCGTACGTGTTCGCCCACCACT comes from the Mycolicibacterium litorale genome and includes:
- a CDS encoding uracil-DNA glycosylase, coding for MQLPHPRTGVRYPSPVPPGTGWPGDPATAATVVTESAAAVESLASAVQSLGELDALVSVCRACPRLVEWREEAAAVKRKSFADQPYWGRPAPGWGDAHPRIMVVGLAPAAHGANRTGRIFTGDRSGDFLFAALHRAGLANQTLCVDAADGLELNDVRMAAAVRCAPPANAPTPAERATCAPWLDTEWRLIRDEVKVVVALGGFAWKAALQMLRRGGVAVPVPAPTFGHLAAADLGDVTLVGCYHPSQQNTFTGKLTPAMMDDVFTAAKERAGI
- a CDS encoding FAD-dependent monooxygenase; translated protein: MATVLVSGASVAGTATAYWLRRQGHSVTVVERHPGLRPGGQAIDVRGPALTVLDRMGLLDAVRARAIAFRGMSAVDAAGAEISRDTEKTATGGLIGSPDIEILRDDLVDVLHAAVPDVDFVFGDTVAALDDTGEAVHVEFERAAPQTFDLVVGADGLHSAVRRLAFGPEEDFLRRMGMFLAVCTIDNILGLDHWQTWFVEREPELFCGLYSARDDTEARVMFGFTDTHLRLDYRDGVAQRAEIERRFAGTGAFVDRLLDLTRDATDFYCDEAAQIVMDRWSAGRIALVGDAAHCASPLSGQGSSLALIGAYVLGGELGAAHGDHVRGFTRYEAALRGYVADNQALAFEDSSDDDTWWDRFYPVVNGLVLGDYPDRAVAGR
- a CDS encoding LLM class flavin-dependent oxidoreductase, whose amino-acid sequence is MRLSVLDLIPVRTDQTTSDALAATTHLAQTADRLGYTRYWIAEHHNMPAVAATSPPVVIAHLAAQTSQVRFGSGGVMLPNHAPLAVAEQFALLEAAHPGRIDLGIGRAPGSDPVTSMALRGAAGRDDTDIERFPDYLDDVAALMSRHGVRVSLPRNLMRENYILKATPAATTEPRLWLLGSSMYSAHLAAAKGLPYVFAHHFSGQGTAEALATYRAEFRPSDVAAEPVTFLTVNAVVAETHDEAMALMLPNLHMMAQLRTGQPLTALELVEDAQAKELSPQAQAVVQHGLQRAVVGSPTEAAEQVRALAAEFDVDEVMVNPVASARRGTDPATAPARDTTLELLAKELF